GTACGTTtatggggagcagcagggagaggagccctgCCCAAGCACCCTCCAGCCTCTGTCCACACCAAGCTCCATGGACAGACAGAGGGcgcagctgcagccctgggccaTAACATGTTCTGCGTCTCTTCCAGGTGGCAATCCCTCAGCAGGAatggctgctccaggagctgctggcattgAGCTGTTCCTGCAACTGTCCCTTCACGGCCACCACAGCTGCCAAGTGCTTTGCAGGGCTGGTGAACAAGCACCCAGCAGGTAAGGGGGCTGGGGCAGATGCCAGGTGTTCCTGCCTACTGCTGACAGGAGGAATGGCTCAGCTTGTCTCTtccatccccagggcagcagctggatgaAATCCTGCAGCTTGCAGTGAACAGGATGGAGCCCAGCCTTGCAGAGGGGCCCCGCCGAATGCAAGCActcaccctgctgctctgggtaGGGCCTGTCCTGGATGAATGGGAGAGGGGGGCTGGGGgatccagcctggcactgacTGTTCTACCTGCACAGGTCACCAAAGCCCTGGTGCTGCGCTACCACCCCCTGAGTTCTTGCCTGACAGACAAGGTAGGTGGTAGTGGGGCTGGGTGACCTCTAAGAAACCTGCCTTGCTCCCCCTTGGCTGGCTGGGtacccccaggagcagggcactgtGTCTCAGGGTTTTCTCCTTCTCAGCTGCTAGGCCTGCTgggtgacacagagctgggccCTGCCACAGCCGATGGCTTCTCCTTGCTCATGGCCGAGTCCCCAGACGTGCTGCACAAGGGCTGCCATGCTGACGTGCGCATCATGTTCCGCCAGCGCTTCTTCACTGACAATGTCCCCAAGCTGGTGCGAGGCTTCCATGGGGCTGGCCCCGGTGAGtggccaccccagcccagcctcaccaCTCTTGACCCTTTAACCAGGGGACCTGAGCCACCATCTCCTCCTTCTGCAGGCTGCTTGTAACCATCTCTGCTCTCCACAGATGTGAAGGCCAATTACCTGAAGGGCCTGTCCCATGTGCTCAATTACCTCCCCAAACCTGTGCTGGTGACAGAGCTGCCCACGGTAAGAGCCAGCCTGGGGGGCAGACAGGGTGAGCTGTGATATTGTGGAGTGCATGGTTTGGGGTTACTCATGACTCCTGTGTTCTTCCTCACTCTGCAGTTGCTTTCCCTCCTGCTTGAGGCCTTGTCCTGCTCAGATCGTGTAGTACAGCTCTCCACACTGAGCTGCCTCCACCCACTGCTGCTCGAAGCTCCCCAGATCATGAGTCTGCATGTCGACACACTGGTCACCAAGTTCCTCAACCtcacctccagccccaccatGGTGCGTTTagcccctccttcctccctgctatgcccctctctcctgcccctTGTGCTGCCCTCATCCCTGTCTGTTCCAGGCTGTCCGCATCGCCGCCCTGCGCTGTGCCCATGCCCTTACCAGTCTGCCCACAACAGTGGTAAGTGCCTCTGCAGCACCCTGCCGCCTGCTCCTGCGTGTAGAGGGGCAAGGGGCTCCCAAACCTCCTGGGGGGCAGCCAGcatccatttctctctcaaagAGCCCTTTCTGTCCTACAGCTACTCCCATACAAGGGCCGAGTTATCCGAGCACTGGCCAAGCCTTTGGATGACAAAAAGAGGCTGGTGCGGAAAGAAGCAGTGGCAGCACGTGGAGAATGGTGAGTGTGTGGAAGTAGCTGCTGAGGGTGTGCCAGCATGCAGGGGATGTGGCTGATGGCACcatctctgtccctgcaggttCCTGCTTGGGAGCCCAGGCAGGTGAGcactctgtgtcccctccctgtgctgacCAATAGTCTGACCAGCGCCTCGCTAAGCCACCAAGTCATCCGACCAAATGCCACGGACCCTCTGGATCGTCAGAGCCCAGGACTGCTCCGAGTGCTAGGGCTGGAGCGTGCAGGACAGCAGACAGCACCCCTCACTGCACTCCCTTCCCAGCAtccacagcagggaaggagctaTGCTGCTTGTGGCTTGCCCACCCTCTACTGCAGCCAGGGACAGTGATGGACAGCCCCTGCCACATGTGAGTGGAGAGGACAGGTCTGTGCACACGTGTGGTGTGTGACAACCCATGTACCAGAAGAATAAATATATCTGTTTTGATAATGCTCTGAGGGTTTCCatgcagctcaggctgggtcCTCAGTGCTCTTCTGTCTGTTCAGCTGCTTAAGATACTGTGGGTTATAgattcttcctcctcttttaaCATTGTTGTCCCTCTTCTCCCATCCCCAGAACTCCATGTCCCCCACAAGATAACAAAAACAGACtccctttaaaaaaacagtatttAGTAGATGGTCTTAAAAAGACTCCCCGGGGAGCACTTGGGGGTGCCATCTGTGCCCAGCccttcagagctgagctgggccaaTGCTGGCCCGTACCTGTGCTAATGTGGGCAGCAcgtccagctggagcagggagcagcagctctgccacctcgcccctgggctgcctgcagccgCCAAGAGGGCAGGTGTCCAGGCACCAACATTGTCCATAGAGTTTCCCATGGCTCTGGCTCCAGTCAGTGATATGTGCCAGCATTCTGCCAGGCACTTTGGCCAAAGGAAGCTGCAGTGTGGAGTGAGTTCCCCACATGCTCCCCTGCCTGCGGGAAGGGATGTCCAGAGCACAGGGCCTCAGATTGCCAGGAGTGGCGTGCGTTGCTCTGTCACGCAGGGAGGCAGGTCCCAGCTGAGGCCTGTCCCATGGGGCAGGtgaggagagggcagcaggacaCGGGTGAGCCAGTGCCTGTGGGGAAAGTGAGGCCACAGCCAAAAGGTGAAGTCTTGGTGCTTCTGAGCTCTGAGGAACCATATCCTGAGCTCCCACAATGGCTGAGCTCCTCAGCTCAGATTCTCTTGGCAAAGGTGTGCTGAGCAGGCCACCTTGTCACCAGACAGGGCTCCTGAGGCACAAGGCCAATGAAATCCACGTCTTCCACACCTTACAAAGCCCAGTGCAGTGTGGGATCAATGTTCACTGTTGtcctctcccccagcagcccaaggAGAGCCACTGTTGTCCCGACATCCCCAAGGGCTGCTGAGCCACCACTTTCTCAGGCAGGGGCTTCCCCAGGATTTTACCTTGGCACATCCACACCCAGGAACACCTTCCAGTTATCCCAGCCACCGTAACTGTAGGGGTTCCTGAAGAcctgcaggacagggaaagGCACATCACatctggctctgccccagccagcccccaTGCCATGGGCTCTGCTCACCTTGCCTTTCTTCTGCAgtctctgcctctcctttctGTTGATGTGCCGTTCAATGCTCGTTTCCCCACGGGTAATGAGGGCAGCGTGCCACAGCGTCAGGGCACCCAGGGCCAGTGCCACCGAGCTAGGTATGACAAGGGACAGCAGGTAGAACACAGGCCTTCCTTCCCTGacactgcagctggcaggggctgaggctgcCTCCCTGCACCCACAGCCGCCTAAGTGGGTCGGCTTGTCTGATCTCCAGAGGAGACAAAATCTCTCCTCTGTGGCCCaaaggctggcagggcagcaacATCTGAGCTAGAGTGAGCAAGCCCAGCTACAGGCAGGTAAATGGCGAGCAATGTGACAGGATTCATTCTGTTTTCCCCAGCCCTTGGGGCCCCTTACCTGCACAGGACCCAGAGGTAGACCACGCTCTTGTGGAAAGCTCTCTGGCGGAAGGAGAAGGTGGGTGGTGGGGTCTGGTAGTATGTCTGAAAAAGGACCAGATGGGGAGGATTACCCACACTGCTTTACAGCTTGAAGCCAGACAGGGATCTCTGcacccttccctgctgcagaacTTGGACAGCAAGAAAGGATTGCAGCTGGAACTAATGCAACAGCCAGGGTTGGGGGGGGCGCGGGCAGCTGGGATAACCAcgagacagacagacagacacccagagctggcacaggtgTGAGGAACAGTGGGCTGGAGGTAagggggcagggagcagccatgGGCCTGGTCAGGACACTGCAGCTGGTGGTCATGGAGAGATGTGTATGTATGTAGTGCTGCAGCTTCACCAGGAGACCATGGCGTGAGCAGCACATGCCAAGAAGCTGTCACCAACCCAAGCCCCTGGAAGCTGGGTGCAGAGAGGCAGACCCCAAGCTGCTGGAGGCATTGTCCATAGCAGAGCTGCCTaaccagccccagctctctgacATATGAGATGAACATGGGGGCTGGTTGTGATGTGGGGTGCTCCTTTGAGAATGGAGCCCCAAGCAGGAcccagcctgcacagcagctctgctccacactgcctggagcagctggggggcAGGGATGTCCCACCTGGTTGGCAGCCACCTGCAGTCTCTCCTTCTCAAGCAGTTTCATTCTCTAGGGGGATGGAAAACAGGGCACCAGTTATGTGTCTCAAAGGAGCGGGACAGGGACCCTTCCCCTCCCACTCCCACAGgaccagagcagctgggggccttgcaggaggaggagaggggaagcaAAGTCACTATATGGCTGGGCCTGGCCCAGCCTTGCTCTGCaagctcagcctggggaagccAGGCAGTCTTGGTGcatggcaggagaagctgctcaCCTCAATGGCTGCATAGGCATCCCGGAACATGTCCCAGCCGCTGATGCTGCAGTAAATGCAGCCCATGGTCATGaacaagcagaaagagaagaagtAACGGTGGTTGTAGTGTCCCACACAGTTGTTTAGCCAGGCTGCCTCTGGGGTTAAAGGTACATAACTGTGACAGACCATGGGTCGAAACCCAACCCAGGGACCAGGGCAGTTCTTCTGGGCCCTGCTCCCATCACCCATTCCTATGCTGACTGTTTCCTCAAGAGAAGGGACTGGGAGAGAAGGGGGAAGAAGTGCTGGTTCCCCCCAGGAGTGTGCCACTGGTTAGTACTGCAGAAGGATACGGCAGTGGTGGTCCATCTTCAGCACACACCTGGGAGAGAGGAGACCAGTGCCAGTGTCAGAGCCAGTGCAAGTGGTGTGtttgggaggggacaggcaccccccagccctgcaggctaCAAGCGACAGGGCAAGGagggggcagagcagaggagaagggcCTCTGTCTCACACTGGGGCAGGGGGTGAGGAACATGGTCCCAAAGGCTGccccaggcagagggagggTGTCCTACCTGTTGCAGATGCTGCAGTGATGGGTGCGAGCTGGCTTAGGGGCAATGCATTTCCTGCAGATGGACACACCAGTGAGGTCATTCTTGGCCTGTGCACAGGTCAGAAGAGATTTGTGCATCTTAAACCCTGGATCTCACactcctgctcttctctgtgctgccctgctgccttcccactCTGCATTGCCCAGGCTAGCTTCCCCAGTTTAGAGGCGTACTCCAACAACATCACCAGGCTGTCACCATCTGTAGCTCACTTGGTGCCTCACCTGTggtgggtgcccaggtgaaGTGGTGATAGCCATGTAGTAGTGGAAGACAATCATGATGAGGTTCCAGTGTCCATAGGCAAGGTGCCAGCATATCCAGGCAGGTGTGTAGGTCTGCAGGATGAGGGGCAGCAGGCAGATGTACACGATGGCCACAATAGAGCTCGTCAGCCCAATCACCAGTGCCACAAACACCTACAGGAAAGGGACCTGGTCACTGGAGTGGGCAGCGCTTGCCCCTTGCCGCCTGGGAAGAGGCAGGATGGAGCCAGAGGAACCAATCTGAACCACACACTGAGGTCCCAGCTCACTTCCTGCCTGAAGCACAGGCAGCCCTGAGCCCGTTGCCCCAGCACCACGTGTACCCTGCCCCATGAGGGGGACTCACCACACCAAACCATCGGGTGACATGGTCCACCAGCCAGTAGACCGGCTCGAAGAGAGAGTCAAGCACCACATCGCCGTTGGTGAAGGAGTTGTAGAGCAGGGAGCGGAGGCAGAGGTGCCCGtagtgccacagctgctccaccTGCCACACCAGCTTGaagcgccgccgccgccccagCCGTAGGCACTTGAGGAGCAGGCGCATCACCGCGGCAAACATCCGCTGCCGGCTCCTCATCCCTGCCACACCACGCCTGGGGGGACAGGAGCTTGGCGTGGGCAGGCCACcctgctgcctggctgtccCTCGGGACGGGTTTCCCCTCCCTGACGCACTGATGCCGGCAGTGCAGCTCCCTGAACTGACGAGGATGCCgagctggagaagctgagccCAAGCTCTTGGAGGCTGCGGGGCCGCTGTCGCCGGGATGTCTCTCTGCACGGAGCAGGGGGCACAGGCCCCTCAGCATCTGGGCTCAGGTGCTCTCTGGTCCCATCTCGTCTTTCCCAGCGGGGAGGGGGCCGGGGGAGTGACATGGAGAGTCTGACTCAGAGGAAACCAGAGAAGGCATGAACATCCAGGATGCTGGgccacttccagggatgattTCAGACCTTCCCAACATGTTCATGAACAGGGGAATCCACACAAGGAAAATGTGGATGAGCCAGTAAAGGATTACCCCTCCTCCCCTAGTCCCTCCTTAAAGTGAAGGATGCTACTTGCCTTCACCTCAACCTCTGGACCAAGTTGCAGAGGCCACCCTCCCAACCCCACAGCCTCACTCCAAGAATCCCAAcacttcctctttctcctcGCCTGAATCCTCTAACAGTGCCACACACCAACAAATGAGAGGCCCGGGGACCGCTCTGGGCCAGTGGTCCCCTGCCTGCTGagccccttgtcctgcctgAGAGCTTTGCTGGGAGTGATGAGGAACCCGATCTGGCCCAGCACATGGGAAAAcgatctgcagggctgggggcccCAGGCCTCCGTGCAGGCAATACCCATCAATATTAAGCAGCGAGGCTGCCCCAGGGTCCTTCCAAGGCACGTTCTGAGCCTCAGCCAAGCACTCGCCTTGGCCTGGTGCCAGGCACTGGTGCCAGAGCTCAGAGTCACTCCAGCAGGGATCGtctctctgcactgctgtgcccaCCAAAACAgcccctgggaaggagcagggagggtgagggcagaagctgcagcattCCAGATGGGCTGCCCAAAGGAGACAGGGCTCTCCCCCACCGTGCCTGAGGATTGTGGGGTTGACCCCAAGGTTGGGATCTGCTGGATATGAGGACCCCAGACCCAGCAGCCCATTCCAGGTCACAAGCATGGCTCCTGCCCTGGTATGAGAGAGGTGGGATATGCAAATGCTTGCATCACCCTTTTCTCCACAGTTCCTCTTTGGTTTGCCAAGAGCTTTTCTTTGAAACTCAGCTGGTGCAAAGTGGAGCAACAACTTTGTGACATGCAGCCTTTGGGTGGCACacatccctgtgctgtcagtgtgGTAAAAGACAAAATACTGCAGCCAGAAGCAGGTGTTGAGGTCAGCCCCTTCCTTCAAAGACACAGCACCTTCCTGCCCCCTGGAGAAGCTTCCTCACCTACAATAGCGGCAGCTGTTGGGCAGGGAACCCACAGGGGAGGcagccagcctgctccagagcaAGACCCACTGTCTCCACTGTGTCTGTGCCTGAAGACAGCAGCACAACCGCAGAGATGAGGCTCCACCAGAGCCACGCAActttcccctgcccagctgggcactgggatcTAGCCCTCGCCCTGCCCACGGCCGTCCCCACATCCCAGCGGGGCACCGAGCCCATGGGAATGGGACAGCAACCACCAGCACAGGCAAGAGCACTGCCAACCTCACAGCCGAGGGGTGGGAATCCTTGGATTTGGTGCCACCCCAGGAAAAGAGGAGGCCTTCCCCTGCCAGGTCCAGACACCCAGGCGCAGCCCTGTGGCACCCTCCGGTGGCTCCACAGCGCCCGGCACCCGCGGGTCAGTAGCACCCAGCCCCACAGCGCCAAGACACTTTCCGCTATTTAGCCCCATCCTCAAAGGCTGCCCATGCCTACAGCCCCACCGCATCCAGCCCCGAAAcagccagctctccctgccccgcagcatcccagcccctccagacCAGCAGCATTCCCCCCGCTGCCTCCCATCCCAAGCGCACCCAATGGCGACAGCACGACCTCCGGGCTCCGCAcaagcccctcctgccccacagcacacGGTGCATCCCCCATCCACTCCCGGCCCCCGCTCTCCCCGCCCCAGAGCACCTCTGTATCGCCGCCCAGCCCCACGGTAGCCACAGCTCCTACAAGCCCACAGCCTCTCACAAGGCCCTGACACCCCCGCCCGGCGCCGCCGACCTGGGCCCGCCGCCAGCCGCCTCCATGCCCGGGCCCCGCCGGCCCACGGGCAGCGCCCGCGCACGGCATGCCGGGAACACCGTCTGCCGTCACCGGACTACAGCTCCCAGCATTCCTCAAGACGAGTAGGCGAGAACCAATACCCGCGACACTTACAGTGTGCCATTGACTTCTGGAACCAATAGGGTGAGGTTTTTCTGGTGATTCCCTCTCAGCAGCGGGCATGGCGCCTCCAGCACGCTACTGCGTCCCTGGTGAGTGCAGCCcggggctcctggggctggggctgctaCTGCTCGGAAAGGGGACGCGGTGGCCTAGGAGAGGAGTAGGGGACGAGGCAAAGGGCTTATCCCGGGGATGCCCCGCACTAGGGAGCGAGCGCTGTGCCCGGGGCGGTCCGGGCCCGGGTCCCcggcagcccctgagcccctgTGTCGCAGGTGAGCGGCTGTGCAGCACGGAGGAGGCCACGGCTGGTAGCGGCACCTACACTCGTCATGGCTTCATTTTCTCCTCGCTGGCTGGCTGTCTGGAGAGAAAGAATGAGGACAACGAGGTGAGCG
Above is a genomic segment from Serinus canaria isolate serCan28SL12 chromosome 6, serCan2020, whole genome shotgun sequence containing:
- the ZDHHC16 gene encoding palmitoyltransferase ZDHHC16 isoform X3: MEAAGGGPRRGVAGMRSRQRMFAAVMRLLLKCLRLGRRRRFKLVWQVEQLWHYGHLCLRSLLYNSFTNGDVVLDSLFEPVYWLVDHVTRWFGVVFVALVIGLTSSIVAIVYICLLPLILQTYTPAWICWHLAYGHWNLIMIVFHYYMAITTSPGHPPQAKNDLTGVSICRKCIAPKPARTHHCSICNRCVLKMDHHCPWLNNCVGHYNHRYFFSFCLFMTMGCIYCSISGWDMFRDAYAAIERMKLLEKERLQVAANQTYYQTPPPTFSFRQRAFHKSVVYLWVLCSSVALALGALTLWHAALITRGETSIERHINRKERQRLQKKGKVSRAHGMGAGWGRARCDVPFPVLQVFRNPYSYGGWDNWKVFLGVDVPRHWLTRVLLPSPHLPHGTGLSWDLPPCVTEQRTPLLAI
- the ZDHHC16 gene encoding palmitoyltransferase ZDHHC16 isoform X1, whose protein sequence is MRSRQRMFAAVMRLLLKCLRLGRRRRFKLVWQVEQLWHYGHLCLRSLLYNSFTNGDVVLDSLFEPVYWLVDHVTRWFGVVFVALVIGLTSSIVAIVYICLLPLILQTYTPAWICWHLAYGHWNLIMIVFHYYMAITTSPGHPPQAKNDLTGVSICRKCIAPKPARTHHCSICNRCVLKMDHHCPWLNNCVGHYNHRYFFSFCLFMTMGCIYCSISGWDMFRDAYAAIERMKLLEKERLQVAANQTYYQTPPPTFSFRQRAFHKSVVYLWVLCSSVALALGALTLWHAALITRGETSIERHINRKERQRLQKKGKVFRNPYSYGGWDNWKVFLGVDVPRHWLTRVLLPSPHLPHGTGLSWDLPPCVTEQRTPLLAI
- the ZDHHC16 gene encoding palmitoyltransferase ZDHHC16 isoform X4, with the translated sequence MRSRQRMFAAVMRLLLKCLRLGRRRRFKLVWQVEQLWHYGHLCLRSLLYNSFTNGDVVLDSLFEPVYWLVDHVTRWFGVVFVALVIGLTSSIVAIVYICLLPLILQTYTPAWICWHLAYGHWNLIMIVFHYYMAITTSPGHPPQAKNDLTGVSICRKCIAPKPARTHHCSICNRCVLKMDHHCPWLNNCVGHYNHRYFFSFCLFMTMGCIYCSISGWDMFRDAYAAIERMKLLEKERLQVAANQTYYQTPPPTFSFRQRAFHKSVVYLWVLCSSVALALGALTLWHAALITRGETSIERHINRKERQRLQKKGKVSRAHGMGAGWGRARCDVPFPVLQVFRNPYSYGGWDNWKVFLGVDVPRHWLTRVLLPSPHLPHGTGLSWDLPPCVTEQRTPLLAI
- the ZDHHC16 gene encoding palmitoyltransferase ZDHHC16 isoform X2 codes for the protein MRSRQRMFAAVMRLLLKCLRLGRRRRFKLVWQVEQLWHYGHLCLRSLLYNSFTNGDVVLDSLFEPVYWLVDHVTRWFGVVFVALVIGLTSSIVAIVYICLLPLILQTYTPAWICWHLAYGHWNLIMIVFHYYMAITTSPGHPPQAKNDLTGVSICRKCIAPKPARTHHCSICNRCVLKMDHHCPWLNNCVGHYNHRYFFSFCLFMTMGCIYCSISGWDMFRDAYAAIETYYQTPPPTFSFRQRAFHKSVVYLWVLCSSVALALGALTLWHAALITRGETSIERHINRKERQRLQKKGKVFRNPYSYGGWDNWKVFLGVDVPRHWLTRVLLPSPHLPHGTGLSWDLPPCVTEQRTPLLAI